In Azospirillum thermophilum, the sequence GCGGTCAGCGTGCCCTCGGCCTTGCGCGCCCGGCCGACCCGGCGCAGCAGGACCACCACCGCGGCCCAGGTGCCGCCCGCCAGCAGTGGCGCCAGCAGCAGCCCGACCGGCGACAGCCAATAGCCGAACTTGGTCAGCACCACCGCATGGAACACCAGGACCAGATAGCTGAGCGCCAGCAGCCGGTGCGTCTTGAAGAAGGCGCGATAGGGAAAGCGCGGGATCAGCGCCAGGACGATCAGCAGCGCCGCGGCATAGAAGGCCCATTCCCCGACCCCCTCCGCCGTGCCGCGCAGGCTCTGGAAGAGCTGCTCGACCGGGTTTTCCAGGACCGGGCGGGGGCCGCGGACCGGACGCTCCAGCAGCCCCCAGCCGACCGCCCATTTCGGTCCCTGCGCCCACAGCCAGTGGAAGACCGCGACGCACAGCGCGGTGATGCCCAGCCATTTGTGCAGCCGGTACATCTTGTCGAGCCCGCCGATCCGGCGTTCCGGCCAGCGGGGGCGGAGCGCCAGGATCATCGCGACGCTCATGCAGCCGATGGCGAGGATGCCGCTGTACTGCATGACCGACGCGCGCAGCGCGAAGAAGTTGGGCACCTGAAACGCCAGCGGATCCGCCGCCACCCAGACGAGGCTGAGCAGCGCCAGAATGCTCCAGAGAGCGATTCGGAGTCTTTTCATGATGGCCTTCTTGTCTTTTCCGTCGCGCCTGATGTGCCCAGTCTGCGCCGGGCACCGTAACGCCTTCATGTCCGGCGGGACCGGCGACGGTTACGGAGTGTAACAGCCGGCGTCCGGTGCTCCCGAACCGTCCTCATCCTCCCACGGTCATGCTGAACCGTGGCTGAACGGATGCGGAGGGTCGGGCGCGCGAGGCGGTTGCATGATCGGCCCCGCCGCCGGACACTGTCGCCCCTGCGTTTCCCCAACCGCTGTCCGGTCGAGCCATGACGAAGAAGACCACCATCGCCAGCCTGTCCCGCCAGATCGAGGAGGGGGCGACGACGAGCGAGGCGCTCGTCGATGCCGCCCTGTCCGCCATCGCCGCGGGCGGGGAGGAGGCGCGCAAGACCTTCACCGCCGTCCACGCCGATGCGGCGCGCGCCGCGGCGCGGGCGCAGGATCTGCTGCGTGCCGCCGGGCAGCGGCCGTCGCCGCTCGCCGGTCTTCCGGTGTCGGTCAAGGACCTGTTCGACGAGGCCGGACACCCCACGCTGGCCGGCTCCAAGGCGCTGGAGGGGGGTCCGCCGGCCCTGCGCGACGCCGATGCGGTGGCACGGCTGCGCGCGGCGGGGGCGGTCGTCGTCGGCCGCACCAACATGACGGAGTTCGCCTTCTCCGGCGTCGGCATCAACCCGCATTACGGCACGCCCGGCAATCCGGCCGATCCGGCGCGCATTCCCGGCGGCTCCTCCTCCGGGGCGGCGGTGTCGGTCGCCGCGGGCCATGTGCCGCTGGCGCTCGGCACCGATACCGGCGGCTCGGTCCGGATTCCGGCGGCGCTCTGCGGCATCGTCGGGTTCAAGCCGACCCAGCGGCGGGTGCCGCTGCGCGGGGCGCTTCCGCTGTCCTGGACGCTCGATTCGATCGGGCCGCTCGCCCGGACGGTCGCCTGCTGCGCCGTCGCCGACGCGGTGCTGGCCGGAGAGCCGGAATGGCTGCCGCCCGCGGTGGCGCCGTCCGGCCTGCGCTTCGCCGTGCCGCAGTCGGTGGTGCTGGACGATCTGGAGCCGTCGGTCGCCACGGCCTTCGAGACCGCCTGCCGCCGCCTGTCGCTGGCCGGCGTGCGCCTCACCGAGCTTCCGATGACCGAGCTGGAGGAGATCGGGGCGGCCAACGCCCGCGGCGGCTTCCCCGCGGCGGAGGCCTTCCACTGGCACCGGGCCCTGCTGGAGGAGAAGGGCGACCTTTACGACCCGCGCGTCCGCAGCCGGATCGAGCGCGGGCGGACCATGACCGCCGCCGACTACATCGAGGTGCAGCAGCGGCGCGCGGGCCTGATCGCCCGCACCGACCGGCTGTCGGCCGACTATGACGCGCTGGTGATGCCGACGGTGCCGATGCGTGCCCCGCCCATTGCCGCCTTCGCGGACGACAGGGACTTCGCGCGGCTGAACATGCTGTTGCTGCGCAACTGCGCGCTGTTCAACTTCCTCGACCGCTGCGCGATCAGCCTGCCGATGCAGGAGCCGGGCGACCTGCCCTGCGGCCTGATGCTGGTCGGGGCGGCCGGCGCCGATCGCCGCCTGCTCTCCATCGCCGCCGCCGTTGAGCCGGTGGTAGGGCCGGTGGTAGGGCCGGTGGTCGGGCCGGTGGCGGACTGACCGCCGCCCGGCCGCGCTGCGGTCAGAAGATCACCTGGCCGGCCATCAGGGCCAGCACCAGGAAGATCAGGAACAGGATCAGGGCGATGCCGAAGAGGATCTTCGCCACCCCCGCCGTCGCCGAGGAGATGCCGGTGAACCCGAAGGCGCCGGCGATCAGCGAGATCACGAAGAAGATTAGGGCCCATTTCAGCATCGTTCCCTCCTGCTGAGCTGTCGGTCGTCAGTCGTCGCAGGAGGGAACCCCCGGCCACGCTCGTGGTTCCCTCGGTCTTGCGGCCGGGGCCGGAAATCCGCAGGCCCCGGCGATCCCGTCACCGGGGCCCGCAGTGCCGGTCCTTCCGTAGGAGTTACTGCGGCTGGCTGTTCGTCTGGCCGGCGGTCCCGGTGGTCCCGGTGGTCCCCGTTTCGGGGTTGCCGGTCCCGCTGGCGCCCGACTGTCCGGCGGGAGCGGTTCCGCCGGTGGTGCGGCCGCCGTTGTCCTGGCCGCCGGTGCCGGTCTGATCGTTCAGATTCAGCGCGGACAGCGTTTCGGCGTTGATCTGGCCGGTGGCGCGCAGGTTGTTGTCGCGCTGGAACTGGCGCAGAGCGCGGCGGGTGTTCGGCCCCCAGATGCCGTCGACCGAGACGTCCCGGCCATCGGTCCGGTCGTTCAGCGCCTGCTGGATGGTCCGCACCCGTTCGGCGCTGAGCGGCGAGCGGTACTCCGATCCGCGCGCCGCCGTCTGCCGCGACGACCGGCCGGTGGTGGTGGACGAGCTGTTGTCGTTGCTCGTCATGTCCTGGGCCTTCTTCTCCAGCCCTTCATCCATGGTCGCGCCGGCCGCGGCGCCGCCGACGCCGCCGACCACCGCCCCGACCGGGCCGCCGACCAGGGCGCCGGCAGCCACTCCACCGGCGCCGCCGGTCGCGGTCCTCGTGGTATCCGTGCTTCCACATCCGCTGAGCGCGACCAGCGCGCCGGCTGCGGCAATCATCATCGGGAGCTTGCGCATCGCATCCGTCCGGTCCGTTGTGTCGACAAGGGGCATGTGCCCGATCAGCCCCGGCGCCGCCTCGGGCCATGTCCGGGCCGGGCGTGGCGGACCGCGTCGCGGTCTGCTGCCGGGCTGTCGCTCTAGACAATCTTTCGGGACGGTATTCGGTTCCCTTCCCCGCAGCGCCTCCATCAAAAAAGGCACCGTCGAACGAGCGCCGGTGCGCCGGCCGGTGCCGTACCGCGTCGGGTCTCGGGGCCGGGCGCGCGTGACGGGACCGGCGGAACCCGGTTGGTAGCGGAGGAGAGCCGCCGGCTCCCCAGTCCCGGCCGGCGGCCGGCAACCAACGAGGAACCGCCAGATGGCAGACCAGAACCGCGACGACGACCACATGAAGGGCACCATCGACGCTGCCAAGGATCTCGGCGCCGGCGACCTTCCCGGCGAGACCGACCGCAGCCGCGAGGAGGCCGAACGGACGCGCCGTGCCGCCCGCAGCATGGCAACCGGCAACGTGCCCCACGGCGGCGACGACCCGCAGCACCTCACCGGCGACACCCAGCACACCCCGATGCCGAGCGAAACCGGCGGCAAGGGCAATGTCGGCGACGTCTCGATGAAGCGCGACGGCTGACCCGCCGGCCGCGGAGGCCGCCGGCTGCCCTGGCCGGCCGTCCCCGCGGTCCGCGTCGCTCCCGTCGTGCCCCGCTGAAGATGCCCCGCTGAAGGCTTGCCGCCGGCCGTCCGGCGTGATCTGTTCGTTTGGAGACCAAACAACGAACGGGATCGCCGATGGCCGGACGCATGAGTGTGGCGGAGCTGGAGGGCCGGGTGGGGCGGGAGATCGGCCTGTCCGACTGGGTTCCGGTGGACCAGCCGCGGATCGACGCCTTCGCCGAGGTGACGGAGGATCATCAGTTCATCCATGTCGACCCGGAGCGGGCGCGCCGCGAGGGTCCCTTCGGCGGCACCATCGCCCACGGCTTCCTCGTTCTCTCCCTGCTGGCTCCGATGACCTATCAGGTCGTGGCGGAGCTCGACGGGCTGGCGATGTCCGTCAATTACGGCTTCGACCGGCTGCGCTTCCTCGCCCCGGTCAGGGCCGGCTCCCGCATCCGCGGGCGCTTCGTCCTGGCGGAACTGTCCCGCCGGACCGACCGCGAGAGGATCGCCCGATTCGCCGTGACGGTGGAGGTGGAGGGAGGCGACAAGCCGGCGCTTCTCGCCGACTGGCTGGTTCTGCTCGTGCTCGATCCGCAGACTGCCGGGGCCTGACCGCCGGCCATCGACGCAGGTCGTCCGACGCAGAAAGGCGAAGAAAAAGGGAGGGGAGCGCCATGGATCGCAAGACAGAGAGCCGTGCCGACTATCGCCATTTCCGAACCATCCCGACACGCTGGATGGACAACGACGTCTATGGCCACGTCAACAATGTCGTCTACTACAGCTATTTCGACACGGTGGTGAACCAGTACCTGATCGAGGCGGGGGCGCTGGTCATCGACTCGAGCCCGGTGATCGGACTGGTCGTCGAGACCGCCTGCAACTACTTCGCGCCGATCACCTTCCCGACCGGGTGGAGGCCGGGCTGCGCGTGGCGAGGCTCGGCACCAGCAGCGTCCGCTACGAGATCGGGCTGTTCCGCAACGACGATCCGGCGCCGGCCGCCTGCGGCCACTTCATCCACGTCTATGTCGACCGCGGGACGCGGCGCCCGACGCCGCTGCCCGATGCGCTGCGCGCGGCGCTCGAACCGCTGGTGGCGGCGGGGACGCCGGACGCCCGGTAGCGGCCCGATCCTGCGGCCGGGAGGGATGGCGCCGCGCGGCGGACTGTTCGAAAACGTCGAACAGTACGTCCCGGATTATCCGCCTTCTGCCCGGTCGTCCGGCAGGCCACACTCGCTGCCGAGACCAACAACGGCATGTCCAATCCCAGGGAGCTCTTCATGGCCAAGGTTCTGGTTCTCTACTACTCGTCCTACGGCCACATCGAGACGATGGCCCATGCCATCGCCGAGGGTGCGCGCAGCGCCGGTGCCGAGGTGGACGTCAAGCGGGTGCCGGAGACGGTGCCCGAGGCGATCGCCCGGAATGCCCACTTCAAGCTGGACCAGAGCGCGCCGGTCGCCACGGTGGCCGAGCTGGAGCAGTATGACGCCATCGTCGTCGGCACCGGCACGCGCTTCGGCCGCATGTCCTCGCAGATGGCCGCCTTCCTCGACCAGGCCGGCGGGCTGTGGGCGCGCGGCGCGCTCAACGGCAAGGTCGGCGCCGCCTTCACCTCCAGCGCCTCGCAGCATGGCGGCAACGAGACCACGCTGTTCTCCATCATTACCAACCTGCTGCATTTCGGCATGGTCATCGTCGGGCTGCCCTACAGCCACCAGGGCCAGTTGACGATGAGCGAGATCGTCGGCGGCGCTCCCTACGGCGCCACCACCGTCGCGGCCGGCGACGGCTCCCGCCAGCCTTCCGAGATCGAGCTCGCCGGCGCCCGCCACCAGGGCGAGATCGTCGCCCGCACCGCCGCCAAGCTGTTCGGCTGATCCGCAGACCTTTCATTCCCCGTGTGCCAGGACGGCTGCCGTTCCCGACAGGAGCGGCAGCCGTTCGCGTTTGACGGTCCGGCTCCAGGGCCGGCGATCCTCATCCTGTTGACTCCAGGATATTGGATCTTCATTCTATCATCATGGAACAGACGGAAT encodes:
- a CDS encoding peptidoglycan-binding domain-containing protein, with amino-acid sequence MRKLPMMIAAAGALVALSGCGSTDTTRTATGGAGGVAAGALVGGPVGAVVGGVGGAAAGATMDEGLEKKAQDMTSNDNSSSTTTGRSSRQTAARGSEYRSPLSAERVRTIQQALNDRTDGRDVSVDGIWGPNTRRALRQFQRDNNLRATGQINAETLSALNLNDQTGTGGQDNGGRTTGGTAPAGQSGASGTGNPETGTTGTTGTAGQTNSQPQ
- a CDS encoding MaoC family dehydratase translates to MAGRMSVAELEGRVGREIGLSDWVPVDQPRIDAFAEVTEDHQFIHVDPERARREGPFGGTIAHGFLVLSLLAPMTYQVVAELDGLAMSVNYGFDRLRFLAPVRAGSRIRGRFVLAELSRRTDRERIARFAVTVEVEGGDKPALLADWLVLLVLDPQTAGA
- a CDS encoding acyl-CoA thioesterase, coding for MARLGTSSVRYEIGLFRNDDPAPAACGHFIHVYVDRGTRRPTPLPDALRAALEPLVAAGTPDAR
- the wrbA gene encoding NAD(P)H:quinone oxidoreductase: MAKVLVLYYSSYGHIETMAHAIAEGARSAGAEVDVKRVPETVPEAIARNAHFKLDQSAPVATVAELEQYDAIVVGTGTRFGRMSSQMAAFLDQAGGLWARGALNGKVGAAFTSSASQHGGNETTLFSIITNLLHFGMVIVGLPYSHQGQLTMSEIVGGAPYGATTVAAGDGSRQPSEIELAGARHQGEIVARTAAKLFG
- a CDS encoding DUF1328 domain-containing protein, encoding MLKWALIFFVISLIAGAFGFTGISSATAGVAKILFGIALILFLIFLVLALMAGQVIF
- a CDS encoding amidase; protein product: MTKKTTIASLSRQIEEGATTSEALVDAALSAIAAGGEEARKTFTAVHADAARAAARAQDLLRAAGQRPSPLAGLPVSVKDLFDEAGHPTLAGSKALEGGPPALRDADAVARLRAAGAVVVGRTNMTEFAFSGVGINPHYGTPGNPADPARIPGGSSSGAAVSVAAGHVPLALGTDTGGSVRIPAALCGIVGFKPTQRRVPLRGALPLSWTLDSIGPLARTVACCAVADAVLAGEPEWLPPAVAPSGLRFAVPQSVVLDDLEPSVATAFETACRRLSLAGVRLTELPMTELEEIGAANARGGFPAAEAFHWHRALLEEKGDLYDPRVRSRIERGRTMTAADYIEVQQRRAGLIARTDRLSADYDALVMPTVPMRAPPIAAFADDRDFARLNMLLLRNCALFNFLDRCAISLPMQEPGDLPCGLMLVGAAGADRRLLSIAAAVEPVVGPVVGPVVGPVAD